In Malania oleifera isolate guangnan ecotype guangnan chromosome 8, ASM2987363v1, whole genome shotgun sequence, a single window of DNA contains:
- the LOC131161616 gene encoding uncharacterized protein LOC131161616, with protein sequence MNRSAMEARRRQKPDVGGRCRKHPKHHQSPGVCSVCLREKLSQLSGSVAGSRRTSAVVAAGSDCSSSASSLSSSSESSLSASSYASPMHSRHVRWGSSEAKGYSFSFLGNRMSNVITKSRSVVMNGFAPEGGKKEKRRFWVKLLGSGKSKRREEEGLGDSSATRESSGPVGLV encoded by the coding sequence ATGAACAGAAGTGCCATGGAGGCTCGCAGGAGACAGAAGCCGGACGTCGGCGGCCGGTGCAGGAAGCACCCGAAGCACCACCAGTCGCCGGGCGTCTGCTCAGTCTGCTTACGTGAAAAGCTCTCCCAGCTCTCAGGGTCGGTCGCCGGCTCTCGGAGAACCTCCGCGGTGGTGGCGGCGGGGTCTGATTGTTCCTCCTCTGCGTCTTCCTTGTCGTCGTCGTCGGAGTCTTCTTTGTCGGCTTCTTCCTACGCGTCTCCCATGCATAGTCGTCACGTGCGGTGGGGCAGCTCGGAGGCCAAAGGGTACTCGTTCTCGTTTCTGGGCAATAGAATGAGCAATGTGATTACGAAGAGTAGGTCGGTGGTAATGAATGGTTTTGCTCCCGAAGGGGGGAAGAAGGAGAAACGCAGGTTTTGGGTGAAGCTACTTGGGTCGGGGAAAAGTAAGAGGAGAGAGGAGGAGGGTTTGGGGGACTCCAGTGCCACCAGAGAGAGTTCTGGTCCTGTTGGGCTGGTTTGA